The Apium graveolens cultivar Ventura chromosome 6, ASM990537v1, whole genome shotgun sequence genome contains a region encoding:
- the LOC141665432 gene encoding uncharacterized protein LOC141665432: MAACGLRSFIISSIIIPIRWEFRTTSTLLNPYIAPPQTTHLRRRYCSHPPQQPPLLNPISEVSKKEERVGQTTNAVVGGTLTDDTSDDWFTLDRKVNSYPTVREFTATGIGGDDFVQAMVVALESVLQQQIPEGLVRQKISSGGKYVSVTIGPVQVASSEQVQAVYNAMRSDGRRKYSL, translated from the exons ATGGCAGCTTGTGGATTGAGAAGCTTCATAATATCATCAATAATAATACCTATTAGATGGGAATTTAGAACTACATCAACCCTTCTTAATCCTTACATTGCGCCCCCGCAAACCACCCATCTCCGCCGCCGTTATTGCTCTCACCCACCTCAACAACCACCTCTTCTTAATCCTATTTCAG AAGTGTCAAAGAAAGAAGAGAGGGTCGGACAAACTACGAATGCGGTTGTTGGAGGCACACTCACTGATGATACATCCGATGACTGGTTCACTCTTGATCGCAAG GTAAATTCTTATCCAACGGTAAGAGAATTCACAGCAACTGGAATAGGAGGCGATGATTTTGTGCAAGCTATGGTTGTTGCTCTCGAATCAGTTCTTCAACAGCAAATTCCAGAG GGCCTAGTGAGGCAAAAAATTTCATCAGGAGGAAAATATGTCTCTGTAACTATTGGACCAGTTCAGGTTGCTTCCAGTGAGCAG GTTCAAGCTGTATATAATGCTATGCGGAGTGACGGTCGGAGAAAATACTCTCTGTAG
- the LOC141665431 gene encoding non-specific lipid transfer protein GPI-anchored 1, which translates to MNKCTGYYGVIVLVLGLLMLNSGAEGADPLEKECADNFQKLTECLGFATGKGSTPTDGCCKSVAAIKDSKPVCLCYIIQQMHTGSNPQLKSLGIQESRLLQLPSACKLANASSSDCPKLLKLPANSPDAAIFADPSPSTATPAAPKGTSSPAVAKPSDSKSAGSKLQTAVPHLIAGIFVPIFTAVVFFFQA; encoded by the exons ATGAATAAGTGTACAGGGTATTATGGTGTTATAGTACTAGTGTTAGGTTTACTAATGTTGAATAGTGGAGCAGAGGGAGCTGATCCATTAGAGAAGGAGTGTGCTGATAACTTTCAGAAATTGACAGAGTGCCTGGGTTTTGCCACGGGGAAAGGATCCACCCCAACCGACGGATGTTGCAAGTCTGTGGCCGCAATCAAAGATTCTAAACCTGTCTGTCTCTGTTACATAATACAACAGATGCACACAGGTTCTAACCCTCAGTTGAAGAGCCTTGGAATTCAAGAATCTAGGTTGCTCCAGCTTCCTTCTGCTTGCAAGTTGGCTAATGCTAGCTCCAGCGACTGCCCAA AGCTTCTGAAGTTACCTGCAAACTCTCCTGATGCTGCCATCTTCGCTGATCCAAGTCCATCAACAGCAACACCAGCTGCACCGAAAGGGACATCATCACCTGCTGTGGCAAAGCCTAGTGATAGTAAATCTGCTGGAAGCAAGCTCCAAACTGCAGTTCCACACCTTATCGCTGGAATCTTTGTGCCAATCTTCACTGCTGTCGTTTTCTTCTTTCAAGCATAA